One Panicum virgatum strain AP13 chromosome 9K, P.virgatum_v5, whole genome shotgun sequence genomic region harbors:
- the LOC120649473 gene encoding PITH domain-containing protein At3g04780-like: MAAANTAAAGAATASAAPAAPVQVPRGQVDLVDFIDWTGVECLNQDSSHSIVNALKQTFRDDEGLYLASDSDEQLLIYIPFMQVVKLHSALFKGPEEDGPKTVKLFSNKEHMGFSNVNDYPPSDTLDLSTDHLVENKPATLKYVKFQNVRSLTIFIEDNQSGSDVTKIHKIALYGTTVDTTNMKDLKKIEEH; the protein is encoded by the exons atggccgccgccaacaccgccgccgccggcgcggccaccgCCTCCGCAGCCCCGGCCGCTCCCGTGCAGGTGCCGCGCGGGCAGGTGGATCTGGTCGACTTCATCGACTGGACCGGCGTCGAGTGCCTCAACCAGGACTCCTCCCACAGCATCGTCAACGCGCTTAAGCAG ACTTTCAGGGACGACGAGGGGCTGTACCTTGCCAGCGATTCGGACGAGCAGCTGCTGATCTACATCCCCTTCATGCAGGTGGTCAAATTGCATTCCGCGCTCTTCAAAGGCCCCGAGGAAGATG GCCCAAAAACGGTAAAACTCTTCTCCAACAAAGAGCATATGGGTTTCAG CAATGTAAATGACTATCCACCAAGTGACACTCTTGATCTCTCCACAGATCATTTGGTAGAG AATAAACCTGCAACGCTAAAATATGTCAAGTTCCAAAATGTTCGCAG CCTGACTATATTTATTGAGGACAATCAAAGTGGAAGTGATGTCACAAAAATTCACAAGATTGCACTTTATGGAACAAC
- the LOC120649476 gene encoding uncharacterized protein LOC120649476 — MVANSSHYIAMLQVETFTSHPGTEPFASDSDVTFCLLLLLVAAAQSGGTSGSLNRPSHGPLCRHNLESNNAPAASDEQAIYYDSLVKCLLVVAADGDGCSNFQIVIIPAMHAC, encoded by the exons ATGGTGGCCAATTCATCGCATTATATTGCCAT GCTGCAGGTCGAGACCTTCACATCACACCCCGGCACAGAACCGTTTGCATCAGATTCTGACGTGACCTTCTGCTTGCTGCTGTTGCTCGTCGCAGCAGCACAATCCGGTGGCACGTCAGGCTCGTTGAATCGCCCATCGCATGGGCCGTTG TGCAGGCACAATTTGGAAAGCAACAATGCCCCTGCAGCCTCAGATGAACAG GCAATTTATTATGATTCCTTGGTCAAATGCTTGCTAGTTGTTGCAGCTGATGGAGATGGCTGTTCTAATTTCCAGATAGTTATCATTCCTGCTATGCATGCATGCTAA